The following proteins are encoded in a genomic region of Methylibium petroleiphilum PM1:
- a CDS encoding substrate-binding periplasmic protein, with translation MISRRRLLGAAAALAPLSAPLRAEGSALERVRRSGRLVVAVYQDMPPFNLNGQGVDVDLAAVLADSVGVPLSLLPIPAGESVGDDLRNAVWRGHYLGWGPADVMLHVPMDRPLIEANPQVEVFGAYYRETVMLAWDSERGPTPETIEALRGQKIAVAGVSLPGYLLASADSGALRDTLSTQHADGVAAAKTLLSGEVVAAAGLASELEATLAGQPRYKIVPLPPIPRAPRNGWVVGCAVKRGATDLAQVMQRRLIDLNNGTGLRDLFRRHNVVWRG, from the coding sequence GTGATCTCCCGTCGCCGGTTGCTGGGTGCCGCCGCGGCACTGGCGCCGCTGTCCGCGCCGCTCCGTGCCGAGGGCAGCGCGCTGGAACGCGTGCGGCGCAGCGGGAGGCTGGTGGTGGCGGTCTACCAGGACATGCCGCCGTTCAACCTGAACGGTCAGGGCGTCGATGTCGATCTGGCCGCGGTGCTGGCCGACAGCGTGGGCGTGCCGCTCAGCCTGTTGCCGATCCCGGCCGGCGAGAGCGTCGGCGACGACCTGCGCAACGCCGTCTGGCGCGGCCACTACCTCGGCTGGGGTCCGGCCGACGTGATGCTGCATGTGCCGATGGACCGCCCGCTGATCGAGGCCAATCCGCAGGTGGAGGTGTTCGGCGCCTACTACCGCGAGACGGTCATGCTGGCCTGGGACAGCGAGCGCGGTCCGACGCCCGAGACCATCGAGGCCCTGCGCGGGCAGAAGATCGCGGTGGCGGGCGTGTCCCTGCCGGGCTACCTGCTGGCCAGCGCCGACTCCGGCGCCCTCCGCGACACGCTCAGCACCCAGCACGCCGACGGCGTGGCAGCGGCGAAGACCCTGCTCTCCGGCGAGGTGGTGGCGGCCGCCGGCCTGGCCTCCGAACTGGAAGCGACGCTCGCCGGCCAGCCGCGCTACAAGATCGTGCCGCTGCCGCCGATCCCGCGAGCGCCGCGCAACGGCTGGGTGGTCGGCTGTGCCGTGAAGCGCGGCGCGACCGACCTGGCGCAGGTGATGCAGCGCCGCCTGATCGACCTCAACAACGGCACAGGCCTGCGCGATCTCTTCCGGCGCCACAACGTCGTCTGGCGTGGCTGA
- the ruvC gene encoding crossover junction endodeoxyribonuclease RuvC, with product MATRILGIDPGLRTTGFGVVECEGSRLHYIASGTVRTDALPNGDLPGRLKIIFEGVREVAARYQPDCAAVEIVFVNVNPQSTLLLGQARGAALAALVSGDLAVAEYTALQMKKAIVGHGHARKEQVQAMVARLLSLPGEPSRDAADALGLAVCHAHAGASQAAIAAVSPLARRAHAQYRKGRSY from the coding sequence ATGGCGACACGGATCCTCGGCATCGATCCAGGGCTGCGCACCACCGGATTCGGCGTGGTCGAGTGCGAGGGGTCGCGGCTGCACTACATCGCCAGCGGCACGGTGCGCACCGACGCGCTGCCGAACGGCGACCTGCCAGGGCGGCTGAAGATCATCTTCGAGGGTGTGCGCGAGGTCGCGGCGCGCTACCAGCCGGACTGCGCCGCGGTCGAGATCGTGTTCGTCAACGTCAATCCGCAATCGACGCTGTTGCTCGGTCAGGCCCGGGGCGCGGCACTGGCGGCGCTGGTGTCGGGCGATCTGGCCGTGGCCGAGTACACCGCGTTGCAGATGAAGAAGGCGATCGTCGGCCACGGCCACGCCCGCAAGGAGCAGGTGCAGGCCATGGTGGCGCGGCTGCTGTCGCTGCCCGGTGAGCCGAGCCGGGACGCAGCCGATGCGCTCGGCCTCGCGGTCTGCCATGCGCACGCGGGCGCGTCGCAGGCGGCGATCGCCGCCGTCAGCCCGCTGGCGCGGCGCGCCCATGCGCAATACCGCAAGGGCCGCAGCTATTGA
- a CDS encoding phosphatidate cytidylyltransferase, with protein MSGLRQLSASQQVGLLFLLVFGALLLISAVALLRSLRERGEESRDRHERFKRELRALWIGASVFWLAWVSGAAGATLLFGVLSFLALREYITLMHTRRSDHRSLILAFFIVLPLQYLLVANRNFDLFSVFIPVYIFLAIPVVSALAGDPERFLERNAKIQWGIMVCVYGMSHTPALLLLQFPNREDRGAFLVFFLVLVVAVAHIAQEAASRRLRRRPVARHISRSFSYRAWLIGALVAAIVGGLLYWITPFKPGQAMVMALIASACGTMGEFVMKALKRDAGVHYWGNRASVTGAVGLLDRVAPLCFAAPVFFHSVRWYFNLSF; from the coding sequence ATGAGCGGCTTGCGGCAGCTCAGTGCCTCGCAGCAGGTGGGCCTGCTGTTCCTGCTGGTGTTCGGCGCGCTGCTGCTGATCAGCGCCGTGGCCCTGCTGCGCTCGCTGCGCGAGCGCGGTGAAGAGAGCCGCGACCGGCACGAACGGTTCAAGCGCGAGCTGCGCGCCCTGTGGATCGGCGCCTCGGTGTTCTGGCTCGCCTGGGTGTCGGGTGCGGCGGGGGCGACACTGCTGTTCGGCGTGCTCAGCTTCCTGGCGCTGCGCGAGTACATCACTCTGATGCACACGCGGCGCAGCGATCACCGCAGCCTGATCCTGGCCTTCTTCATCGTGCTGCCGCTGCAGTACCTGCTGGTGGCCAACCGCAATTTCGACCTGTTTTCGGTCTTCATTCCGGTCTACATCTTCCTGGCGATCCCGGTGGTGAGCGCGCTGGCCGGCGACCCGGAGCGCTTCCTCGAGCGCAACGCGAAGATCCAGTGGGGCATCATGGTCTGCGTCTACGGCATGAGCCACACGCCGGCGCTGTTGCTGCTGCAGTTTCCGAACCGCGAGGATCGCGGGGCCTTCCTGGTGTTCTTCCTGGTGCTGGTGGTCGCGGTGGCCCACATCGCTCAGGAGGCCGCGAGCCGGCGCCTGCGCCGCCGCCCCGTGGCGCGCCACATCAGCCGCAGCTTCAGCTACCGTGCCTGGCTGATCGGCGCGCTGGTGGCGGCGATCGTCGGCGGTCTGCTGTACTGGATCACACCCTTCAAGCCGGGGCAGGCGATGGTGATGGCGCTGATCGCCAGTGCCTGCGGCACGATGGGCGAGTTCGTGATGAAGGCGCTCAAGCGCGACGCCGGCGTGCACTACTGGGGCAACCGCGCCTCGGTCACCGGTGCGGTGGGCCTGCTCGACCGCGTGGCGCCGCTGTGCTTCGCGGCGCCGGTGTTCTTCCATTCCGTGCGCTGGTACTTCAACCTGAGCTTCTGA
- the pedF gene encoding cytochrome c-550 PedF has protein sequence MNFRTQCLRHLVALSLIAGAAGAYAHGDVTPQAVDTQSLPALGDTWRTENPYRKNDEAIKIGTSAYTQNCARCHGLEAISGGIAPDLRKLDGECATLKDDKKKAACVKEMDEYYATTVRHGRTRNGAVYMPPFEGVMQQEAVWAIKSYLETRREKPL, from the coding sequence ATGAACTTTCGTACCCAGTGCCTGCGCCATCTCGTCGCGCTGAGCCTGATCGCCGGCGCCGCGGGCGCCTACGCCCACGGGGACGTCACGCCGCAGGCCGTCGATACCCAGTCGCTTCCCGCGCTCGGTGATACCTGGCGCACCGAGAATCCATACCGCAAGAACGACGAGGCCATCAAGATCGGCACCTCGGCCTATACCCAGAACTGTGCCCGCTGCCATGGCCTGGAGGCCATCTCCGGCGGGATCGCTCCCGATCTGCGCAAGCTCGACGGCGAATGCGCCACGCTGAAGGACGACAAGAAGAAGGCCGCCTGCGTGAAGGAAATGGACGAGTACTACGCCACCACGGTGCGCCACGGACGCACCCGCAACGGTGCCGTCTACATGCCGCCGTTCGAGGGCGTGATGCAGCAGGAAGCGGTCTGGGCCATCAAGAGCTACCTCGAAACCCGCCGCGAGAAGCCGCTGTGA
- a CDS encoding sensor histidine kinase, translated as MDLSKRLVVWLALLAALWLGITLVYTAVALRSGIQDEMQGANAVVELLSTAAEANLGDAHSQLRLQALLAEGHARHLRVRWADEPSQDNLEQVSLLHDYARRLAPAGKPVAQHRIAIGPRTLIVEPAPDSEIDEVLGDVLPLLLLLLVAGGAMLFGVWWIVRQALAPASVLCAGLARLQAGQPEPGFPALRLREYAAIARGIDELAAGLAMARCEQSRLTQRLIDVQERERRRLASDLHDEFGQHLTAMSATASLLQRHAARFDPVELARCADQMVASLGCIRLQLRTLLSRLRPHGLEAEGLAHELAGLIDRARAHHPTVTIRADIARPLPALPEDAALALYRSLQEALTNAYRHSGAGEVQVRIDVPAVQRVRMRVIDDGCGRASALPRGGLGLLGMRERLAMVGGGLRLVDNAGPGLCVEVWVPVPAVAVTESLEGEMLDTRLAA; from the coding sequence ATGGACTTGAGCAAGCGCCTCGTGGTCTGGCTCGCCTTGCTCGCGGCGCTGTGGCTGGGGATCACGCTGGTCTACACCGCCGTGGCGCTGCGCTCGGGCATCCAGGACGAGATGCAGGGCGCCAACGCGGTGGTGGAACTGCTGTCGACTGCTGCGGAGGCAAACCTCGGCGACGCGCACAGCCAACTCCGGCTGCAGGCCCTGCTCGCGGAAGGGCATGCACGGCACCTGCGGGTGCGCTGGGCCGATGAGCCGAGTCAGGACAACCTGGAGCAGGTGTCACTGCTCCACGACTACGCTCGCCGGCTGGCGCCCGCGGGAAAGCCCGTGGCCCAGCACCGCATCGCGATCGGTCCGCGAACGCTGATCGTCGAACCGGCGCCCGACAGCGAGATCGACGAGGTACTGGGCGATGTGCTGCCGTTGCTGCTGCTGTTGCTCGTGGCCGGCGGGGCGATGCTGTTCGGCGTGTGGTGGATCGTGCGCCAAGCGCTGGCGCCGGCCAGCGTGCTGTGTGCCGGACTGGCCCGGCTGCAGGCCGGCCAGCCGGAACCGGGCTTCCCGGCCTTGAGGCTGCGCGAGTACGCGGCCATCGCGCGGGGCATCGACGAGCTCGCCGCCGGACTGGCCATGGCGCGATGCGAGCAGAGCCGGCTCACACAGCGACTGATCGACGTGCAGGAGCGCGAGCGGCGCAGGCTGGCGAGCGACCTGCACGACGAGTTCGGCCAGCATCTGACCGCCATGTCGGCCACGGCTTCGCTGCTTCAGCGCCATGCCGCACGGTTTGATCCGGTAGAGCTGGCGCGCTGCGCGGACCAGATGGTCGCTTCGCTGGGATGCATCCGACTGCAGCTGCGCACGCTCCTGAGCCGGCTGCGGCCGCACGGGCTCGAGGCCGAAGGACTGGCGCACGAACTGGCGGGCTTGATCGATCGGGCCCGGGCTCATCACCCAACGGTGACGATCCGGGCCGACATCGCCAGGCCGCTGCCGGCACTGCCAGAGGACGCCGCGCTCGCGCTCTACCGCAGCCTGCAGGAAGCGTTGACGAACGCCTACCGACACAGCGGCGCAGGCGAAGTGCAGGTCCGTATCGATGTGCCGGCCGTGCAGCGTGTGCGGATGCGGGTGATCGACGATGGCTGCGGCCGCGCCAGTGCGCTGCCGCGGGGTGGCCTCGGCCTGCTCGGCATGCGCGAGCGCCTGGCCATGGTGGGTGGCGGATTGCGACTGGTCGACAACGCCGGTCCTGGCCTGTGCGTCGAAGTCTGGGTGCCGGTGCCGGCCGTCGCCGTCACCGAGTCACTTGAGGGAGAAATGCTTGATACACGTCTTGCTGCTTGA
- the dusB gene encoding tRNA dihydrouridine synthase DusB yields the protein MRIGSIELPNRLFVAPMAGVTDRPFRQLCKRLGAGYAVSEMVTSRKELWHSLKTSRRANHDGEVAPIAVQIAGTEPLMMAEAAAYNIDRGAQVIDINMGCPAKKVCNVWAGSALMRDESLALRIVEAVVTACAPHGVPVTLKMRTGWNMQNRNAVALARGAESLGIAMLTVHGRTREQGYAGSAEHDTVRAVKTAVQVPVVANGDIDSPEKARDVLAATGADAVMVGRAAQGRPWIFREIAHFLATGERLPPPRTAQAKAWLIEHLHDHYGLYGEYAGVRTARKHIGWAVHALPGGALFRARMNTLERCEAQVAAVGDFFDALGVEHELLPQAAAALEPSFEQEAA from the coding sequence CTGCGCATCGGCTCGATCGAGCTCCCGAACCGGCTGTTCGTGGCACCGATGGCGGGCGTCACCGACCGACCGTTCCGCCAGCTGTGCAAGCGGCTCGGCGCCGGCTATGCGGTGAGCGAGATGGTCACCTCGCGCAAGGAACTCTGGCACAGCCTGAAGACCTCGCGGCGTGCCAACCACGACGGTGAGGTCGCGCCGATCGCGGTGCAGATCGCCGGCACCGAGCCGCTGATGATGGCCGAGGCCGCCGCCTACAACATCGACCGCGGCGCGCAGGTCATCGACATCAACATGGGCTGCCCGGCCAAGAAGGTCTGCAACGTGTGGGCCGGCTCGGCGCTGATGCGCGACGAGTCGCTCGCGCTGCGCATCGTCGAGGCGGTGGTCACCGCCTGCGCGCCGCACGGCGTGCCGGTGACGCTGAAGATGCGCACCGGCTGGAACATGCAGAACCGCAATGCGGTGGCGCTGGCGCGCGGCGCCGAGTCGCTCGGCATCGCGATGCTGACGGTGCACGGCCGCACGCGCGAGCAGGGCTACGCCGGCTCGGCCGAACACGACACCGTGCGCGCGGTGAAGACCGCGGTGCAGGTGCCGGTGGTCGCCAACGGCGACATCGACTCGCCCGAGAAGGCGCGCGACGTGCTCGCCGCAACCGGCGCCGACGCGGTGATGGTCGGCCGCGCTGCGCAGGGGCGGCCGTGGATCTTCCGCGAGATCGCGCACTTCCTCGCCACCGGCGAGCGCCTGCCGCCGCCGCGTACCGCGCAGGCCAAGGCCTGGTTGATCGAACACCTGCACGACCACTACGGCCTGTACGGCGAATACGCCGGCGTGCGCACCGCGCGCAAGCACATCGGCTGGGCAGTGCACGCGTTGCCGGGCGGTGCCCTGTTCCGCGCCCGAATGAACACACTGGAGCGCTGCGAGGCGCAAGTCGCCGCTGTCGGCGATTTCTTCGATGCCCTCGGGGTCGAGCATGAGCTGCTGCCGCAAGCAGCAGCGGCGCTCGAACCGTCCTTCGAACAAGAGGCTGCATGA
- a CDS encoding lysophospholipid acyltransferase family protein — MSAAADSVGLLLSFLARLITGAQGHWYGCPPKAEQRIYFANHQSHLDWVLIWAALPRDLRARTRPIAAKDYWTASPLRHWITREVFNAVYVARQRTDDQDPLEPLVEALRSGDSLVIFPEGTRSNRGDPQAFKSGLYHLAEQFPTVQLIPAWIDNVQRVMPKGEVVPVPILCSVTFGAPLAPLTPGESKRDFLDRARAAVVVLKDVAA; from the coding sequence ATGTCCGCCGCCGCCGACTCGGTAGGCCTGTTGCTGTCCTTCCTGGCACGGCTCATCACCGGGGCGCAGGGGCACTGGTACGGCTGCCCGCCGAAGGCAGAGCAGCGCATCTACTTCGCCAACCACCAGAGCCACCTCGACTGGGTCCTGATCTGGGCCGCGTTGCCGCGCGACCTGCGCGCCCGTACGAGGCCGATCGCCGCGAAGGACTACTGGACCGCCAGCCCGCTGCGCCACTGGATCACGCGCGAGGTGTTCAACGCGGTCTACGTGGCGCGCCAGCGCACGGACGACCAGGACCCGCTCGAGCCCCTCGTCGAGGCCCTGCGAAGCGGTGACTCGCTGGTGATCTTCCCCGAGGGCACGCGCAGCAACCGCGGCGACCCGCAGGCCTTCAAGAGCGGCCTGTACCACCTGGCCGAGCAGTTCCCCACGGTGCAGTTGATCCCCGCATGGATCGACAACGTGCAGCGCGTGATGCCCAAGGGGGAGGTGGTGCCGGTGCCCATCCTGTGCTCGGTGACCTTCGGCGCGCCGCTGGCGCCGCTGACGCCCGGCGAGAGCAAGCGCGACTTCCTCGACCGCGCACGCGCGGCCGTGGTCGTGCTGAAGGACGTCGCGGCATGA
- a CDS encoding Fis family transcriptional regulator translates to MTKKHIDACIREGLDAYFKDLRGADPRNIYDMVLQVVEKPLLDVVMQHAEGNQSRAAEWLGINRNTLRRKLLEHKLIKP, encoded by the coding sequence ATGACCAAGAAGCACATCGACGCGTGCATTCGCGAGGGCCTCGATGCCTACTTCAAGGACCTGCGCGGCGCCGATCCGCGCAACATCTACGACATGGTGCTGCAGGTGGTCGAGAAGCCGCTGCTCGACGTGGTGATGCAGCACGCCGAAGGCAACCAGTCACGCGCCGCCGAGTGGCTGGGCATCAACCGCAACACCCTGCGGCGCAAGTTGCTCGAGCACAAGCTCATCAAGCCCTGA
- a CDS encoding sigma-54-dependent Fis family transcriptional regulator, which yields MTASPTATRAAQRDSRRPSGFGHSATSVWLPPDPGHVDTIAQSHERCASLRLSPIRPPDHTPLMRSDLAVARERNRCLSLHAVPVMEMLLEQILATQSMVLLTDVQGTVLHSIGHDDFLTRASKVALAPGVNWSESSKGTNAIGTALVTETPTIVHADEHFVHANQFLTCSSSPIFDPRGNLVGVLDVSGDHHSFHVHTMGLVKMSARMIQNHWLIEDSHQTLRLHFHLRRDYLGTLMEGIVSVGQDGKLLAANRAALDMLRLSGAALRMNTVTGLFGVSLGALVDHFGSTLSTPLELSLPDGRQIHANARFNGTGWHQLGRARDDQPEALAHEAAREPAARDALPDTAREPTAHPNAVPPSPSLRQLQTGDARMDDVVTRVKRVLDRDIPVLIQGETGTGKEMLARAIHQGSRRASGPFIAVNCASIPETLIESELFGYEEGAFTGARRKGAVGKVLQAHGGTLFLDEIGDMPLGLQARLLRVLQEREVTPLGGTRALPVDVSVISATHQPLRELIDRKQFREDLYYRLNGLVVQLPALRERTDLLALTEKLLKRECRGRLLRLDAEVLRLMQACRWPGNIRQLATVLRTAVAMAGDDAVITVDHLSEDFLQDARRTLDEEPASVAASRPPVSMAQHAEPRPSDAAAPDGLGSAQVGEAPGGRSTLHQLEHDTVRRALAEAGGNISVAARRLGISRNTIYRKLYWPPGAGR from the coding sequence ATGACCGCATCCCCCACCGCGACGCGCGCTGCCCAGCGTGACAGCCGGCGCCCGTCCGGGTTCGGCCATTCCGCGACGAGCGTCTGGCTGCCGCCGGACCCGGGTCACGTCGACACCATCGCGCAGTCGCATGAACGCTGTGCCTCGCTGCGGCTGAGCCCGATCCGGCCGCCGGACCACACCCCGCTGATGCGCTCGGATCTGGCGGTGGCCCGGGAGCGCAACCGCTGTCTGTCGCTCCATGCGGTGCCGGTGATGGAGATGCTGCTGGAGCAGATTCTCGCGACGCAGAGCATGGTGCTGCTGACCGACGTGCAGGGCACGGTGCTGCATTCGATCGGTCACGACGACTTCCTGACGCGTGCGTCCAAGGTCGCGCTGGCGCCGGGCGTCAACTGGAGCGAATCGAGCAAGGGCACCAACGCCATCGGGACCGCGCTGGTCACCGAAACGCCGACCATCGTGCATGCCGACGAGCACTTCGTCCACGCCAACCAGTTCCTGACCTGCTCGTCCTCGCCGATCTTCGATCCGCGCGGCAACCTGGTCGGCGTGCTCGACGTCAGCGGCGATCACCACTCCTTCCACGTCCACACGATGGGCCTGGTGAAGATGTCGGCGCGCATGATCCAGAACCACTGGCTGATCGAGGACAGCCACCAGACCCTGCGCCTGCATTTCCACCTGCGTCGCGACTATCTCGGCACGCTGATGGAAGGCATCGTCTCCGTCGGGCAGGACGGCAAGCTGCTAGCCGCCAATCGCGCCGCACTGGACATGCTGCGCCTGTCGGGCGCGGCCTTGCGGATGAATACGGTCACCGGCCTGTTCGGCGTGTCGCTCGGAGCGCTGGTCGACCATTTCGGCTCGACGCTGTCGACGCCACTGGAGCTGAGCCTGCCCGACGGCCGCCAGATCCATGCGAACGCCCGCTTCAATGGCACCGGCTGGCACCAACTGGGCCGCGCCCGTGACGATCAGCCGGAGGCGCTCGCCCACGAGGCGGCCCGCGAGCCGGCCGCCCGCGACGCGCTGCCCGACACCGCTCGCGAACCGACGGCCCATCCCAATGCCGTGCCGCCGTCGCCGAGCCTGCGACAGCTGCAGACCGGGGATGCGCGCATGGACGACGTGGTCACGCGCGTCAAGCGAGTGCTCGACCGCGACATCCCGGTGCTGATCCAGGGCGAGACCGGCACCGGCAAGGAAATGCTGGCCCGCGCGATCCACCAGGGCTCGCGTCGCGCCAGCGGCCCCTTCATTGCCGTCAACTGCGCATCGATCCCCGAGACCCTGATCGAGTCGGAGCTGTTCGGCTACGAGGAAGGCGCGTTCACCGGCGCGCGCCGCAAGGGCGCCGTGGGCAAGGTCCTGCAGGCGCACGGCGGCACGCTGTTCCTCGACGAGATCGGCGACATGCCGCTGGGCCTGCAGGCGCGGCTGCTGCGGGTGCTGCAGGAACGTGAGGTCACGCCGCTCGGTGGCACGCGGGCGCTGCCGGTCGATGTGTCGGTCATCAGCGCGACCCATCAACCGCTGCGAGAACTGATCGACCGCAAGCAGTTTCGCGAGGACCTGTACTACCGCTTGAACGGCCTGGTGGTGCAGCTGCCGGCGCTGCGCGAGCGCACCGACCTGCTGGCGCTGACCGAGAAGCTGCTCAAGCGCGAGTGCCGTGGTCGTCTGCTGCGCCTCGACGCCGAGGTGTTGCGGCTGATGCAGGCTTGCCGCTGGCCGGGCAATATCCGCCAGTTGGCCACCGTGCTGCGCACCGCGGTGGCGATGGCTGGCGACGATGCCGTGATCACCGTCGACCACCTGTCCGAAGACTTTCTGCAGGATGCGCGTCGCACACTGGACGAGGAGCCCGCCTCGGTCGCCGCCTCTCGGCCGCCGGTGAGCATGGCCCAGCACGCCGAGCCGCGTCCCTCGGACGCGGCAGCACCCGACGGCCTCGGCAGCGCCCAGGTCGGCGAAGCGCCGGGCGGACGCAGCACGCTGCACCAGCTCGAGCACGACACCGTCCGCCGCGCGCTGGCCGAGGCCGGCGGCAACATCTCGGTCGCCGCCCGGCGACTGGGCATCAGCCGCAACACGATCTACCGCAAGCTCTACTGGCCGCCAGGCGCGGGCCGCTGA
- the purH gene encoding bifunctional phosphoribosylaminoimidazolecarboxamide formyltransferase/IMP cyclohydrolase — protein MATALLSVSDKTGIVELARSLHALGVKLLSTGGTARLLADSGLPVTEVADHTGFPEMLDGRVKTLHPTIHGGLLARRDLPAHMASLAAHGIETIDLLVVNLYPFEATVAKPGCTLEDAIENIDIGGPAMVRSAAKNWKDVAVLTDASQYAGVLADLQQDGRVSESTRFALAVAAFNRISNYDAAISDHLSALRPDGTRAEFPAQSNGRFVKLQDLRYGENPHQSAAFYRDLHPAPGSLVSAVQLQGKELSYNNIADADAAWECVKGFDASVDGPACVIVKHANPCGVALGANAAEAYGKAFRTDPTSAFGGIIAFNVPVDGAAAQAIAKQFVEVLIAPGYTDEARAVFAAKANTRVLQISLDGVQRDAPDAWSRGLNSHDIKRVGSGLLIQSADNHVLGLQDLKVVTKLAPTDGQLADLLFAWKVAKFVKSNAIVFCGDGMTLGVGAGQMSRLDSARIASIKASHADLSLAGSAVASDAFFPFRDGLDVLADAGARSVIQPGGSLRDDEVIAAANERGIAMVLTGVRHFRH, from the coding sequence ATGGCCACCGCCCTCCTCTCCGTTTCCGACAAGACCGGCATCGTCGAACTCGCCCGGTCCCTGCATGCGCTGGGCGTGAAGCTGCTCTCGACCGGTGGCACGGCCAGGCTGCTGGCCGACAGCGGCCTCCCGGTCACCGAGGTGGCCGACCACACCGGCTTCCCCGAAATGCTCGACGGTCGCGTGAAGACGCTGCACCCGACCATCCACGGCGGCCTGCTGGCGCGCCGCGACCTGCCGGCGCACATGGCCTCGCTGGCCGCGCACGGCATCGAGACGATCGACCTGCTGGTGGTCAACCTCTACCCCTTCGAGGCCACAGTCGCGAAGCCCGGCTGCACGCTGGAGGACGCGATCGAGAACATCGACATCGGCGGACCGGCGATGGTGCGTTCGGCCGCCAAGAACTGGAAGGACGTGGCGGTGCTGACCGACGCCTCGCAGTACGCCGGCGTGCTGGCCGACCTGCAGCAGGACGGCCGGGTGAGCGAGAGCACGCGCTTCGCGCTTGCGGTCGCGGCCTTCAACCGCATCAGCAACTACGACGCGGCCATCAGCGACCACCTGTCGGCGCTGCGCCCCGACGGCACGCGCGCCGAGTTCCCGGCGCAAAGCAACGGCCGCTTCGTCAAGCTGCAGGACCTGCGCTACGGCGAGAACCCGCACCAGAGCGCCGCGTTCTACCGCGACCTGCACCCGGCGCCTGGCTCGCTGGTGAGCGCCGTGCAGCTGCAGGGCAAGGAGCTGTCGTACAACAACATCGCCGACGCCGATGCGGCGTGGGAGTGCGTGAAAGGCTTCGACGCTTCCGTCGACGGGCCGGCCTGCGTGATCGTCAAGCACGCCAACCCCTGCGGCGTGGCCCTCGGCGCCAACGCGGCCGAGGCCTATGGCAAGGCCTTCCGCACCGACCCGACCTCCGCGTTCGGCGGCATCATCGCCTTCAACGTTCCGGTCGACGGCGCGGCAGCGCAGGCGATCGCGAAGCAGTTCGTCGAGGTGCTGATCGCCCCCGGCTATACCGACGAGGCGCGCGCCGTGTTCGCCGCCAAGGCCAACACGCGCGTGCTGCAGATCTCGCTCGACGGCGTGCAGCGCGACGCGCCCGACGCCTGGTCGCGCGGCCTCAATTCGCACGACATCAAGCGCGTCGGCTCGGGTCTGCTGATCCAGAGCGCCGACAACCACGTGCTCGGACTGCAGGACCTGAAAGTCGTCACGAAGCTGGCGCCGACCGACGGACAGCTGGCCGACCTGCTGTTCGCGTGGAAGGTGGCCAAGTTCGTCAAGAGCAATGCCATCGTGTTCTGCGGCGACGGCATGACGCTCGGCGTCGGCGCCGGCCAGATGAGCCGGCTCGACAGCGCGCGCATCGCCAGCATCAAGGCCAGCCACGCCGACCTGAGCCTGGCCGGCTCGGCGGTCGCGAGCGACGCCTTCTTCCCGTTCCGCGACGGCCTCGACGTGCTGGCCGATGCCGGAGCGCGCAGCGTCATCCAGCCCGGCGGCAGCCTGCGCGACGACGAGGTGATCGCCGCCGCCAACGAACGCGGCATCGCGATGGTGCTGACAGGTGTGCGTCACTTCAGGCACTGA
- a CDS encoding response regulator transcription factor, whose translation MLLDDHAVVRAGYRQLIDAEPDMCVVAACATSAQACEQLRLQQIDVAVVDLSLKDDSGLQAIQRLRARLASLRILVFTMHAQQSYALQALRAGALGYLTKDSDPQAMLDAVRQVAQGRRVFSSELVEAMLDPLEVERGGPLRQLTPREFDVLRLAAQGLATRAIAEAMHLGDKTVLNYMSLIRQKLGAANDLQLLRLAAQNGLVEL comes from the coding sequence TTGCTGCTTGACGATCACGCGGTGGTGCGGGCGGGGTACCGGCAGCTCATCGATGCCGAGCCCGACATGTGCGTGGTCGCAGCCTGCGCCACCTCGGCTCAGGCCTGCGAGCAACTGCGCCTGCAGCAGATCGACGTCGCCGTCGTCGATCTCAGCCTGAAGGACGACAGCGGCCTGCAGGCCATCCAGAGATTGCGCGCCCGGCTGGCCTCGCTGCGGATCCTGGTGTTCACGATGCACGCCCAGCAGAGCTATGCACTGCAGGCCTTGCGCGCCGGTGCGCTGGGCTACCTGACCAAGGACTCCGACCCGCAGGCGATGCTGGATGCGGTGCGTCAGGTCGCTCAGGGCCGCCGGGTGTTTTCCAGCGAACTGGTCGAGGCGATGCTCGATCCCCTGGAAGTGGAGCGCGGCGGGCCGCTGCGGCAGCTCACGCCGCGCGAGTTCGATGTGCTGCGGCTGGCCGCCCAGGGCCTCGCGACGCGTGCGATCGCCGAGGCCATGCACCTCGGCGACAAGACGGTGCTGAACTACATGTCGCTGATCCGGCAGAAGCTGGGTGCAGCGAACGACCTGCAATTGCTGCGGCTGGCGGCGCAGAACGGCCTGGTCGAGCTCTGA